The following proteins are encoded in a genomic region of Xylanibacillus composti:
- a CDS encoding homocysteine synthase — MAEERKLSLETLAVHAGQEIDPTTMSRAVPIYQTTSYGFRDSEHAANLFALKEFGNIYSRIMNPTNDVFEQRIAALEGGAAALATSSGQAAITYAILNIAGAGDEIVSASSLYGGTYNLFYITLPKLGINVKFVDPTDPENFRKAITPKTKAIYAESVGNPRGDILDIEAVAQIAHENGLPLIVDNTLPSPYLLRPIEHGADIVVHSATKFIGGHGTSIGGVIVDGGKFDWKASGKFPGLTEPDPSYNGVVYTDAVGPIAYVIKARVQLLRDMGASLSPFNSFLLLQGLETLHLRLERHSENALATARFLEKHEAVESVSYAGLPNHPSYHLAQKYMPKGQGAILTFEIKGGVEAGKKVINACKLFSHLANVGDSKSLIIHPASTTHSQLSGERLASTGVTPGMIRLSVGTENIDDILYDLDQALKASQQ; from the coding sequence ATGGCAGAAGAACGCAAGCTGTCCTTAGAAACTTTGGCGGTACATGCCGGACAGGAAATTGATCCGACGACGATGTCCAGGGCGGTGCCGATATACCAAACAACCTCATACGGCTTCCGCGATTCCGAGCACGCTGCAAATCTGTTCGCCTTGAAGGAATTCGGCAACATCTATTCCCGTATCATGAACCCGACGAATGATGTGTTTGAACAGCGTATCGCGGCATTGGAGGGAGGCGCTGCCGCGCTGGCAACCTCATCGGGACAGGCCGCAATTACATACGCCATCCTGAACATTGCCGGTGCGGGCGATGAGATCGTATCCGCTTCCAGTTTGTATGGCGGCACTTATAATCTGTTCTACATCACATTGCCGAAGCTGGGCATCAACGTCAAGTTTGTGGATCCAACCGATCCGGAAAATTTCCGCAAGGCAATTACTCCGAAGACGAAAGCGATCTATGCAGAATCGGTAGGCAATCCGCGCGGCGACATTCTCGACATCGAGGCAGTGGCCCAAATTGCCCACGAGAACGGGCTCCCGCTTATTGTGGACAATACGCTGCCGAGCCCATACCTGCTCCGTCCGATTGAGCACGGCGCCGACATTGTGGTCCATTCCGCTACCAAATTTATTGGCGGTCACGGCACGTCGATCGGCGGCGTAATCGTAGACGGGGGCAAGTTCGACTGGAAAGCCAGCGGCAAGTTCCCCGGACTGACTGAACCGGATCCAAGCTACAACGGCGTGGTCTATACAGACGCAGTTGGCCCAATCGCTTACGTTATCAAGGCGCGTGTTCAACTGCTGCGCGATATGGGCGCATCGCTTTCTCCATTCAACAGCTTCCTGTTGCTTCAAGGCTTGGAGACTTTGCATTTGCGGTTGGAGCGGCATAGTGAGAATGCGCTGGCGACAGCCCGCTTCCTGGAGAAGCATGAGGCGGTGGAGTCGGTCAGCTATGCAGGATTGCCGAATCATCCATCCTACCATTTGGCCCAGAAGTATATGCCTAAAGGACAAGGCGCGATTCTGACCTTTGAAATCAAAGGCGGTGTAGAAGCCGGCAAGAAAGTCATAAATGCCTGCAAGCTGTTCTCGCATCTGGCCAATGTCGGCGATTCCAAGTCGCTGATCATTCATCCAGCAAGCACGACCCATTCCCAGCTGTCAGGGGAACGGCTTGCGTCTACAGGTGTAACGCCAGGGATGATCCGCCTTTCCGTCGGCACAGAAAATATCGATGATATTTTGTACGATTTGGATCAAGCGCTAAAGGCCAGCCAACAATAA
- the spoIIP gene encoding stage II sporulation protein P — protein MNRKHKWTLHPFVLLSISTLALFIVLGIGGLAQAKWSHNSPLSSIQGAAASLSGKFFSDMMAMEIPYMSEGNAESSFSSDKIFSFVFQMATNINPHDPKTLLASGVPGMASEKTVNLRSAVGNPGFHEPADYAPPREVLQPADDAAPGDEPTGREAVTEEDMPLDAAEPNPSDGQQEDSGAGSGAPSPASVADEVLAFIYHSHNRESYLPELEGKTELHEAFDDTINVTLLGKRMAERLKELGIGAASSDKDYSTEEPEYNWNFSYKYSQKTVKEAFASFPKLNYLFDIHRDAQPRDLTTATINGEDYAQVYFIIGRRNPQWEKNESFANAIHSKLEEAYPGLSRGVWGKTASSGNAEYNQSLSENSILIEIGGPENTLEECYRTVDVLSKIIAEQILEAERVNNEQSGPGQAI, from the coding sequence GTGAACCGAAAGCACAAGTGGACCTTGCACCCGTTCGTACTGTTATCGATCAGCACTTTGGCGTTATTTATCGTACTGGGCATAGGAGGACTGGCACAAGCGAAATGGAGCCATAACTCCCCGCTTTCCTCCATACAAGGCGCGGCTGCGTCGTTATCCGGCAAATTTTTTTCGGATATGATGGCAATGGAAATTCCGTATATGTCAGAAGGGAACGCCGAATCCTCTTTTTCGAGCGACAAAATCTTCAGTTTCGTCTTTCAAATGGCTACGAACATAAATCCGCACGATCCCAAAACATTGCTGGCAAGCGGCGTGCCGGGAATGGCTTCCGAGAAAACAGTCAATCTTCGCAGCGCGGTCGGCAATCCCGGCTTTCACGAGCCGGCGGACTATGCGCCGCCGAGAGAGGTTCTCCAGCCAGCGGACGATGCTGCGCCCGGCGATGAGCCCACAGGCAGAGAAGCGGTCACCGAGGAGGATATGCCGCTTGATGCTGCCGAGCCCAATCCTTCGGACGGCCAGCAGGAAGACAGCGGTGCGGGAAGCGGTGCGCCTTCCCCGGCGTCGGTGGCGGACGAAGTGCTCGCCTTCATCTACCATTCCCACAACCGGGAATCCTACTTGCCTGAACTGGAAGGAAAAACAGAGCTGCATGAGGCGTTCGACGATACGATTAACGTGACTTTACTAGGCAAGCGCATGGCGGAGAGGCTCAAGGAGCTTGGGATTGGCGCTGCCAGCTCGGATAAGGATTATTCCACAGAGGAACCTGAGTACAATTGGAACTTTTCCTACAAATACTCGCAGAAGACAGTCAAGGAAGCATTTGCCTCCTTTCCCAAGCTGAATTATTTGTTCGATATTCACCGGGACGCCCAGCCCCGGGACCTGACTACGGCCACCATCAACGGCGAGGACTATGCGCAGGTTTACTTTATTATTGGAAGGCGAAATCCGCAGTGGGAGAAGAATGAGTCGTTTGCCAATGCGATCCACTCCAAGCTGGAAGAAGCGTATCCGGGTCTGTCGCGGGGCGTCTGGGGAAAAACAGCCAGCAGTGGCAACGCGGAGTACAACCAGTCTTTATCCGAGAACAGCATTCTGATTGAGATCGGCGGTCCCGAGAATACACTGGAGGAATGCTACCGGACGGTGGATGTGCTGAGCAAAATCATTGCAGAGCAAATTCTTGAAGCGGAACGGGTGAACAACGAGCAGTCAGGGCCCGGTCAGGCAATCTAG
- a CDS encoding DNA internalization-related competence protein ComEC/Rec2, translated as MDESQSKKQSQAGKSGRMTSMTAGAVCWICGTAAGFMLPLVAVASACTLAGIGLLLAWRRLGQARIPALTCALIAIAAVLYTTAVIRYNQTMLHLPDEGETSKATNFAGTIAGKIKMDGDRLSFVLKLPNGEDVQTFLYLASEEEREAAYVWGRGDRLQLAAGTLSRPDTARNEGLFDYREYLLRKRIHAVLRVDGLDAVTREAARFDPVSPHTAFLRVLDRLQAAMAVKLDQIYPPAWSGLMRSLLLGDRSELDPLQFDAFAALGLTHLIAISGLHIGIWLAIWYGLLRRLGMPEEWVRVCAFGLVPFYVLLTGASPSAVRAGCMALVGLWFWKKRSLRGGMTAIAWTACAMLIYDPYYLMDVGFQLSFAVTFSLIVAVPSLVRVLPLPGIGLRSFLAVSIVAQVASFPLVMYHFNGISLLSLPANLGIVPIFTGLVLPLGLASAALAIFWESGSQLLAFPVSRLLTFVFEAADWMAGVQSVLLVGASPSLAWMGIFWGTSACLLHLSLRKKPLPALLAGLSLLALVTFGFQAERWSREGWVEFIDVGQGDAALVRTPQGKAFLIDAGGTFRFGKQEAWRARRDPYETGKDLIVPLLRKRGIAKLDAVIATHGDHDHIGGMPAVLQRMKVGTLLFNGQVRQAESSKALFQTALEKQVPIKSVRAGHVLQADAQTELRILWPKEDVYRNNSENENSIVIWMRMGEATFLFTGDTGTVSETAWLSAFKGGELIPACEFRAECAVDVMKVGHHGSRHSTSHEWLQYWQPQHAVVSAGSRNAYGHPHPDTLGRLASAEARIWRTDRQGGIRIVVKQGGRELQVRPTLTPIS; from the coding sequence ATGGACGAGTCGCAGAGCAAAAAACAATCGCAGGCCGGCAAGAGCGGGCGGATGACCTCAATGACAGCGGGAGCCGTATGCTGGATATGTGGGACGGCGGCAGGTTTCATGCTGCCCTTAGTAGCTGTTGCTAGTGCATGTACCCTCGCAGGGATCGGACTGCTGCTTGCATGGCGCAGACTCGGGCAGGCGCGCATTCCTGCGTTAACATGCGCGCTGATCGCGATTGCGGCTGTCCTCTATACGACGGCCGTCATTCGATACAATCAAACCATGCTGCACCTGCCGGATGAAGGGGAGACCAGCAAGGCAACGAATTTCGCAGGTACGATAGCCGGGAAAATCAAGATGGATGGGGATCGGCTCTCCTTCGTGCTCAAGCTGCCAAATGGCGAGGATGTGCAAACCTTCCTCTACTTGGCCAGCGAGGAAGAACGCGAAGCTGCTTATGTCTGGGGGAGAGGAGATCGTCTGCAGCTTGCTGCAGGCACACTCAGCCGTCCTGACACAGCGCGCAATGAAGGTTTGTTCGATTATCGCGAATATTTGCTGCGCAAGCGCATTCATGCGGTGCTGCGAGTGGACGGTTTGGATGCAGTAACCCGAGAGGCTGCACGCTTCGATCCCGTCAGTCCTCATACAGCCTTTCTGCGTGTTTTGGACCGATTGCAGGCAGCGATGGCCGTCAAGTTGGACCAGATTTATCCGCCTGCCTGGAGCGGCTTGATGCGCAGCCTGCTGCTTGGGGACCGCAGCGAATTGGATCCGCTGCAGTTCGATGCTTTCGCAGCGCTCGGATTGACGCATCTGATCGCGATCTCCGGACTGCACATTGGCATATGGCTGGCGATCTGGTACGGTCTGCTGCGCAGGCTGGGCATGCCCGAGGAATGGGTTCGCGTATGTGCATTTGGGCTTGTGCCCTTTTACGTGCTGCTCACCGGAGCTTCCCCTTCGGCAGTGAGAGCGGGCTGCATGGCGCTTGTCGGGCTTTGGTTCTGGAAAAAGCGCAGTCTGCGCGGAGGAATGACAGCAATTGCCTGGACGGCTTGCGCCATGCTGATCTATGATCCCTATTACCTCATGGACGTCGGCTTCCAATTGTCCTTCGCCGTTACCTTTAGCCTGATCGTCGCCGTGCCCTCCCTGGTTCGGGTCCTTCCGCTGCCGGGTATCGGATTAAGAAGCTTTCTTGCTGTCTCGATTGTAGCGCAGGTTGCTTCATTTCCGCTCGTGATGTACCATTTCAACGGCATTTCCCTGCTTTCCCTTCCTGCCAATTTGGGGATAGTGCCCATTTTTACCGGTCTTGTGCTTCCGCTTGGGCTGGCCTCCGCAGCTTTGGCGATCTTCTGGGAGTCAGGCAGTCAACTGCTGGCGTTCCCTGTAAGCCGATTGCTGACATTCGTATTTGAAGCGGCGGATTGGATGGCCGGCGTGCAGTCCGTGCTGCTGGTCGGGGCTTCGCCCTCCTTGGCCTGGATGGGGATATTTTGGGGCACCTCCGCCTGCTTGCTGCATCTCAGTTTGAGGAAGAAGCCGCTGCCCGCATTGCTGGCTGGGCTGAGTTTGCTGGCACTAGTGACCTTCGGCTTTCAAGCCGAACGGTGGAGCCGTGAAGGCTGGGTGGAGTTCATCGATGTCGGACAAGGGGATGCCGCACTGGTCCGCACGCCGCAAGGGAAGGCTTTTCTTATTGACGCGGGCGGGACATTCCGCTTCGGCAAGCAGGAAGCATGGCGTGCGCGCCGCGACCCGTATGAGACAGGCAAAGATCTGATCGTTCCGCTGCTGCGCAAGCGCGGCATTGCAAAGCTGGATGCCGTGATCGCCACACATGGCGATCACGATCACATTGGGGGCATGCCTGCAGTGCTTCAAAGGATGAAGGTCGGCACGCTACTATTCAATGGGCAAGTCCGGCAAGCAGAGTCTTCGAAGGCATTGTTTCAGACAGCGCTGGAGAAGCAAGTGCCGATAAAATCCGTTAGAGCTGGGCATGTGCTGCAGGCCGATGCGCAAACAGAACTCCGCATTCTGTGGCCGAAGGAGGACGTATACCGAAACAACAGCGAAAACGAGAACTCCATTGTCATCTGGATGCGCATGGGAGAAGCGACTTTTTTGTTCACTGGAGACACCGGAACGGTCAGCGAGACGGCTTGGCTTTCCGCATTCAAGGGCGGCGAACTCATCCCTGCTTGCGAGTTTCGCGCTGAATGTGCAGTTGATGTGATGAAAGTTGGCCATCACGGCAGCCGGCATTCCACATCGCACGAGTGGTTGCAATACTGGCAGCCTCAGCATGCGGTTGTGTCTGCAGGCTCTCGCAATGCATACGGCCATCCGCATCCGGATACGCTTGGTCGATTGGCCTCCGCGGAGGCTCGGATTTGGCGCACGGATCGGCAAGGCGGTATCCGCATTGTCGTGAAGCAAGGCGGACGCGAGCTGCAAGTTCGGCCAACGTTAACCCCCATATCATGA
- the rpsT gene encoding 30S ribosomal protein S20, with the protein MPNIKSAIKRVKTSEKRRLRNASQKSALRTSVKAVDSAIQTSDVEQAKSAFIEATKKLDKAVTKGLIHKNAAARKKSRLAKKINELAQ; encoded by the coding sequence GTGCCAAACATTAAATCCGCAATCAAACGTGTAAAAACAAGCGAAAAGCGTCGTCTTCGCAACGCATCGCAAAAGTCTGCGCTGAGAACTTCGGTTAAAGCCGTGGACAGCGCGATCCAAACCAGCGACGTGGAGCAAGCGAAGTCAGCTTTTATTGAGGCGACCAAGAAATTGGACAAAGCCGTTACGAAAGGCTTGATTCATAAAAATGCGGCGGCTCGCAAAAAGTCCCGCCTTGCCAAAAAAATCAATGAGCTTGCCCAGTAA
- a CDS encoding anti-sigma factor family protein, which translates to MKCQEVIELIQRHLDQELTEEETVAMHNHMEHCDECAGMFARMAKLSEELVSLPKVAPAFSLVDQILPRLQEIDELRNQGIALDENGRPLNEPTVPERRVGFLGRIQHSASIKTAGGIAAAAVLLLVVFAAIQPIGTPLDNAGEARLDDADRAGANGLANHAEAGDVAQSAALTAKSQVVTSGGQSGADNDASSGQEPAEGQRHEANHELGPSVETPDDNGVAFEGLAQDYAASGHDPDESVTSYGEPGKQPTQQGRSPLGDDEDKELFALQEPSEESGKPATELEPGMEEQRYAVADYPVATSSVEVQRLDSSLSDTGELTAYVEESGGMYRLAVYETATGAALYVGAFMEMEDVPQLVWSTEEEELVFMRYRIENESYRLAVNARAKSAENIRE; encoded by the coding sequence ATGAAGTGCCAAGAGGTGATCGAACTGATACAGAGACATCTGGATCAGGAGTTGACAGAAGAAGAAACGGTGGCGATGCACAACCATATGGAGCATTGTGATGAATGCGCGGGAATGTTTGCACGCATGGCGAAGCTCTCCGAGGAGCTGGTCAGCTTGCCCAAGGTCGCGCCGGCATTCAGTCTGGTAGATCAAATTCTTCCCCGTCTCCAAGAAATTGACGAGCTTCGCAACCAAGGGATTGCCCTGGATGAGAATGGCCGTCCGTTGAACGAACCGACCGTTCCGGAGCGCAGGGTTGGCTTTTTGGGCCGGATTCAACATAGCGCATCCATCAAGACAGCGGGCGGCATTGCCGCTGCAGCCGTACTGCTGCTCGTCGTGTTTGCCGCTATTCAGCCGATAGGCACTCCACTGGATAATGCCGGCGAGGCGCGTCTGGATGATGCTGATCGGGCGGGAGCCAATGGACTGGCGAATCACGCGGAAGCAGGGGATGTGGCGCAATCTGCCGCCCTCACAGCCAAATCGCAGGTAGTGACCAGCGGCGGGCAATCCGGTGCGGATAACGATGCTTCCAGCGGGCAGGAACCGGCGGAAGGCCAGCGCCATGAAGCGAACCATGAGTTGGGGCCATCTGTCGAGACGCCTGATGATAACGGGGTCGCTTTTGAAGGCCTTGCGCAGGACTATGCCGCTTCTGGCCATGATCCGGATGAGTCTGTTACCAGTTATGGGGAGCCAGGGAAACAGCCAACGCAACAAGGTCGTTCTCCCCTTGGCGATGACGAGGATAAGGAGCTGTTTGCGTTGCAGGAGCCCTCCGAAGAGTCGGGGAAGCCAGCAACAGAGCTTGAGCCAGGGATGGAGGAGCAGAGGTATGCCGTTGCGGATTATCCGGTGGCTACTTCATCAGTGGAAGTTCAGCGACTGGACAGCAGCTTGTCCGATACGGGCGAGCTTACCGCGTATGTGGAAGAGTCCGGCGGAATGTACAGATTGGCTGTGTACGAGACTGCAACAGGGGCTGCCCTTTATGTCGGCGCCTTTATGGAGATGGAGGATGTCCCTCAATTGGTGTGGAGCACCGAGGAGGAAGAGCTTGTCTTCATGCGCTACAGGATTGAGAATGAGTCCTATCGGCTTGCCGTGAATGCAAGAGCGAAATCAGCCGAAAATATTCGGGAGTAG
- the gpr gene encoding GPR endopeptidase, whose protein sequence is MNNKASGQDKLEEIRLDLALEARELASQTYGDQIPGVTMEQSEQDGIRMSRIDVESDEGARAMGKLKGHYITIEVPGLRNKDSDLQDRVAKAFAKEFERFLEKVNIPKDAKVLVIGLGNWNVTPDALGPIVVENVMVTRHYFELMPDQVSPGYRQVSAIAPGVLGTTGIETSEVVQGVVEKSRPDLVIAVDALASKAIDRVNTTIQIADTGIHPGSGIGNKRKGVTQEILGVPVIAIGVPTVVYASTIVNNSIEMVMQHFRQQTSNTEYIFGALDKMNEQERLAMVREVLNPLGHDLLVTPKEIDQFIEDIANIIANGLNASLHEAVDVDNVAAYTH, encoded by the coding sequence ATGAACAACAAAGCAAGCGGTCAGGACAAATTGGAAGAAATTCGATTGGACTTGGCCCTGGAGGCGCGCGAACTGGCAAGCCAAACCTATGGCGATCAAATACCGGGCGTGACGATGGAACAGTCGGAACAGGATGGCATCCGAATGTCCCGCATAGATGTGGAGTCGGATGAAGGCGCGCGCGCAATGGGCAAGTTGAAAGGCCACTATATTACGATAGAGGTTCCGGGGCTGCGGAACAAAGATTCTGACTTGCAAGACCGGGTAGCGAAGGCGTTCGCCAAGGAATTTGAACGTTTCCTGGAAAAGGTGAACATCCCGAAGGACGCCAAGGTTCTCGTGATCGGACTGGGCAATTGGAACGTCACTCCCGATGCGCTCGGCCCGATTGTAGTAGAGAATGTGATGGTGACTCGCCACTACTTTGAACTGATGCCGGACCAGGTGAGCCCGGGATACAGACAGGTAAGCGCCATTGCGCCCGGCGTGCTGGGAACCACCGGCATCGAAACGAGCGAAGTGGTGCAGGGCGTGGTCGAAAAATCCAGGCCGGATTTGGTCATTGCAGTGGATGCGCTGGCGAGCAAGGCCATCGATCGCGTCAACACGACGATACAAATTGCGGATACCGGCATCCATCCGGGCTCCGGCATTGGCAACAAGCGGAAAGGGGTAACGCAAGAGATTCTGGGCGTGCCCGTCATCGCAATCGGCGTTCCAACGGTCGTGTACGCCTCCACGATTGTCAACAACAGCATCGAGATGGTCATGCAGCACTTCCGCCAGCAAACGAGCAATACGGAATATATATTTGGGGCTCTGGACAAGATGAACGAACAGGAGCGATTGGCGATGGTAAGGGAAGTGCTCAATCCGCTTGGCCATGATCTGTTGGTCACCCCCAAGGAGATTGACCAGTTTATTGAGGATATAGCCAATATTATCGCCAATGGCTTGAACGCCTCGCTGCATGAAGCGGTCGATGTCGACAACGTTGCAGCCTATACCCATTAA
- a CDS encoding deoxycytidylate deaminase, with product MSVPPRKDWDTYFMDIAYMASTRSRCGRRQVGAVLVLGKKLLGTAYNGAPTGVEDCSEAGCMLVEEYEIVQRDSKEEMVKKQRCIRTIHAEQNLLLFTDRSDREGATVYVTDQPCWTCANMLANSGVREIVYHRGYPKDSDKVIKLMEQCGIAIRRLEDYAIPTGIQTLEPQR from the coding sequence ATGAGCGTACCTCCACGGAAAGATTGGGACACGTACTTCATGGATATCGCATACATGGCCTCTACCCGGTCGCGCTGCGGCAGGCGGCAGGTCGGGGCTGTGCTTGTACTAGGCAAGAAGCTGCTCGGGACTGCATACAACGGTGCGCCTACCGGAGTAGAGGACTGCTCCGAGGCCGGCTGTATGCTGGTAGAGGAGTACGAAATCGTTCAGCGCGACAGCAAGGAAGAAATGGTCAAGAAGCAGCGCTGCATCCGCACGATTCATGCGGAACAAAATTTGCTGCTGTTCACGGACCGGAGCGACCGCGAGGGAGCGACCGTATATGTCACCGACCAGCCTTGCTGGACATGCGCGAATATGCTGGCCAACAGCGGGGTGCGTGAAATTGTGTACCACCGCGGATATCCGAAGGACAGCGACAAGGTGATCAAATTGATGGAGCAGTGCGGAATCGCTATTCGCCGTTTGGAAGACTACGCGATTCCTACTGGCATACAGACGTTGGAACCGCAGCGTTGA
- the holA gene encoding DNA polymerase III subunit delta: MSDRTVWRQMTKGQLKPVYVCYGSEGYLMEEFLRQLTAQVVEPGTEELAVSKYDCSETPLAHVLEDAETLPFMAARKLVVAVNAVFLTGSKDKSKVDHDVERLHQYLEAPSETTVLLFTVHENKLDERKKIVKKLKQLDGMVPCTSLTPGELAVWIERRLEKLGCRIEGEALETVAASGGNNLQLLAGELDKLAALAGRNSTVTQEMVLAIMTRTVEQNIFQMVDDIVNNRMDKAFAMLDELLKQKEEPIKIASLIARQYRIIAQVKELSRRGYSQQQIASSIGVHPYAVKVAVGQSRHYEDRRLANILQWLGELDYDMKTGRVEKQLGLDMFLLQLAAGSRASG; this comes from the coding sequence ATGAGCGATCGCACGGTATGGAGACAAATGACAAAGGGCCAGCTGAAGCCCGTTTATGTCTGCTACGGATCCGAGGGCTACCTGATGGAGGAATTTCTGAGACAGCTGACAGCTCAAGTCGTGGAGCCCGGGACAGAGGAGCTGGCAGTGAGCAAATATGACTGTTCGGAAACACCGCTTGCGCATGTGCTGGAGGATGCCGAGACTCTTCCCTTCATGGCGGCCCGCAAGCTTGTGGTCGCTGTGAATGCAGTGTTCCTGACGGGAAGCAAGGACAAGAGCAAGGTAGACCACGATGTAGAGCGTCTGCATCAATATCTCGAAGCGCCCTCCGAGACGACGGTATTGCTGTTCACCGTTCATGAGAACAAACTCGACGAGCGGAAAAAAATCGTCAAGAAGCTGAAACAGCTGGACGGCATGGTGCCTTGCACCTCCCTGACACCAGGAGAATTGGCCGTATGGATCGAGCGGAGGCTCGAGAAGCTTGGCTGTCGAATTGAAGGGGAAGCGTTGGAGACGGTCGCCGCTTCCGGCGGGAATAATTTGCAGCTGCTGGCTGGCGAGTTGGATAAGCTGGCTGCCTTGGCCGGGAGAAACAGCACTGTGACGCAGGAGATGGTGCTGGCAATTATGACGCGGACCGTAGAGCAGAACATATTTCAGATGGTCGATGATATCGTCAATAACCGGATGGACAAGGCGTTCGCGATGCTGGATGAGTTGTTGAAGCAAAAGGAAGAGCCGATCAAGATTGCATCCCTCATCGCAAGGCAATATCGAATCATCGCACAGGTGAAAGAGCTTAGTCGGCGGGGATATTCGCAGCAGCAGATCGCTTCATCCATTGGGGTGCATCCCTATGCGGTAAAAGTTGCTGTCGGACAAAGCCGTCATTATGAAGACAGACGGCTGGCGAATATTTTGCAATGGCTGGGGGAACTGGATTACGATATGAAGACGGGGCGCGTGGAGAAGCAGCTCGGTCTCGACATGTTCCTGCTTCAATTGGCTGCCGGATCAAGGGCAAGCGGTTGA
- a CDS encoding RNA polymerase sigma factor encodes MVEQDLIIAAQSGDRDALVTLLRDIETHVYRTAYYILGNEQDAMDAAQEALIRIYTKIDTYEEKALFKTWVQRIVTNICIDKFRRRKPTVSIEEHNMVFQSERDVEDEIVSAYVAKDIQEAIEKLPEHHRAVVVLRYLQDFSYNEIAESLNLPLNTVKSYLYRARQQLQSLLHEYQKGGVRG; translated from the coding sequence GTGGTAGAGCAGGATCTCATCATAGCCGCTCAATCGGGCGATCGCGACGCTCTCGTCACTCTTTTGCGCGATATTGAAACCCACGTATACCGGACGGCTTATTATATCTTGGGGAATGAACAGGACGCGATGGACGCTGCCCAAGAAGCGCTCATCCGCATTTATACGAAGATTGATACCTACGAGGAGAAGGCCTTGTTCAAAACATGGGTACAGCGGATCGTCACCAACATTTGCATTGACAAGTTCCGACGCAGAAAACCGACTGTATCCATCGAAGAGCATAACATGGTGTTTCAGTCGGAGCGCGATGTGGAGGATGAAATTGTGTCCGCTTACGTTGCCAAGGATATTCAAGAGGCGATAGAAAAGCTGCCCGAGCACCACCGTGCTGTCGTGGTACTCCGGTATTTACAGGATTTTTCATACAATGAGATTGCAGAATCGCTGAACCTGCCCCTCAACACCGTGAAGTCATATTTGTACAGGGCGAGGCAGCAGCTGCAATCGTTACTTCATGAGTATCAGAAGGGTGGTGTTCGCGGATGA